Proteins from one Xenorhabdus griffiniae genomic window:
- the exbB gene encoding tonB-system energizer ExbB has protein sequence MRNLTASILLALGLTSSAWADTTPATSENQAAAQVTPASSPALQAAEPTTDAPSTPDAQTVTADTTENVAVTAEETVVAPIKEVSGNQSGGFATDLSVWGMYQNADAVVKTVMVGLVIASVITWALFFSKGTELLMARRRLCKEQLALADVANLDEAVKIAADFGNRSISRLLLSEAQSERALSVDSIDKVGTKERTSFRMERAVAAISRHMGRGNGYLATIGAISPFVGLFGTVWGIMNSFIGIAHSQTTNLAVVAPGIAEALLATALGLVAAIPAVVIYNVFARVISSYRGQVGDMAAKAILLLGRDLDLAESKTEKAEAR, from the coding sequence ATGCGTAATTTGACAGCTTCTATTCTATTGGCACTCGGATTAACAAGTTCAGCATGGGCTGATACAACACCAGCCACGTCAGAAAATCAGGCTGCTGCTCAGGTAACACCAGCATCTTCCCCAGCTCTGCAAGCGGCTGAACCAACAACTGATGCACCATCAACCCCAGATGCACAAACCGTGACGGCAGATACCACGGAAAATGTAGCGGTGACGGCAGAAGAAACCGTTGTGGCACCCATTAAAGAAGTTTCTGGCAACCAGTCTGGTGGTTTCGCAACGGATCTGTCTGTTTGGGGTATGTATCAAAACGCAGATGCGGTAGTAAAAACTGTTATGGTGGGACTGGTGATCGCTTCTGTCATCACATGGGCGCTGTTTTTCTCCAAAGGTACAGAACTCTTAATGGCTCGCCGTCGTTTGTGTAAAGAGCAATTGGCTTTGGCCGACGTAGCCAATCTGGATGAAGCAGTGAAAATTGCAGCAGATTTTGGCAATCGCAGCATCAGTCGTCTGTTGTTGAGTGAAGCACAGTCTGAGCGTGCTCTGTCTGTTGACAGTATTGACAAGGTTGGAACCAAAGAGCGAACTTCGTTCCGTATGGAACGTGCCGTTGCCGCCATTAGCCGCCATATGGGGCGTGGTAACGGTTATCTGGCGACCATTGGCGCAATTTCTCCGTTTGTGGGGCTGTTTGGTACTGTTTGGGGGATCATGAACAGTTTTATCGGCATTGCGCATTCACAAACGACTAACCTGGCCGTTGTTGCACCAGGGATTGCGGAAGCACTGTTAGCGACCGCATTGGGGCTGGTAGCAGCGATCCCTGCGGTTGTGATTTATAACGTCTTTGCCCGCGTTATTTCGTCATACCGTGGTCAGGTGGGAGATATGGCCGCTAAGGCAATCCTGTTGCTGGGACGTGATCTTGATCTGGCTGAAAGCAAAACAGAAAAAGCAGAAGCAAGGTAA